A genomic segment from Daphnia pulex isolate KAP4 chromosome 5, ASM2113471v1 encodes:
- the LOC124194083 gene encoding nucleolar protein dao-5-like isoform X2, with translation MTILAPVEKAGTMEKLTDPVTSDSELEEGEIANDEIEIISEFIRHPPMKSQKSSPRKSIPGSNSISSRKLDSFAHRLKHSVSNSSGGGNVELKHVSELKPVPKTSREKPSISSKRKSPARTPKRLGQSRSRSTSTSKPDTSRSSRTRLNSTRSSRGRQSSNQAKKEEKLINSVTYESEESKEKKWKQSFEELLVTPGSVESIDDDSGSEGDEELKLRIEALNSVVVNAKPKDVSNDVVSSKSDSTPEPIISNGVQEEDEGDDEDEELLRAQLLIEVARKQTKELEVQMQPEEKDTKAEEPAVPNLAFERRNQATKIPSKSVHIPKADRLVIDLRNDSSDSSDEDDGVQSSITALLKSARQTVEEKSSIVPNALSHLPRNQQEEYQRLKQEIVRREKMKQGASKVSPLIQSQSDGLSKMDSTSGASTQLLLQQPVVISTHSEKSVNTVPPQVDFVPSMDQEMLICSPINTLDSTTPSPIILPHSASPGSIVKESEKNESIAITSGKSDGASVTRPTTTSTRPLDSLKKASPMKSNESNSPKLIALKQQLLHKKRDLASTKEALKCQLGLVDKNRLLWLNSSQEVNRLKALLQAAEGTERQLRTQLTNSQLQTQRLKTKMQSVERQVTVLHSGIGAHRTRRISAKLRPKLTNQPGLNSSTTTFTLPSLTPLRVKPRVFAKALAKTNHLTYHRPTTAAVDSEVSMSVKGSVQIKEKQNFSGVLEGNKALHDEQWLYGTLGDDWSQSNVVSDFPKWSPHGHASRFLNEGFRVDSSLVVCRYQLDSTPCQIVPCPFQHLLPQKDVRQLEKSSPMVSKSTARLATLALLQLSCFDKPGSRRVYTHLCLPLQ, from the exons ATGACCATACTGGCACCTGTCGAGAAAGCAGGAACGATGGAAAAACTTACGGATCCCGTCACGAGCGACAGCGAGTTAGAGGAAGGAGAGATAGCGAACGATGAGATAGAAATAATCTCCGAATTCATACGCCACCCTCCAATGAAATCGCAGAAGTCAAGTCCAAGAAAATCCATTCCTGGAAGTAACTCAATTTCATCTAGGAAATTAGATAGTTTTGCACATAGGTTGAAGCATTCTGTGTCTAACAGTAGTGGTGGAGGGAACGTTGAATTGAAACATGTCAGTGAATTGAAGCCAGTTCCAAAAACTAGCAGGGAGAAGCCATCAATTTCATCGAAGAGAAAATCACCTGCTCGAACTCCCAAAAGGTTAGGCCAATCTAGATCTAGATCTACTTCTACTTCCAAGCCTGACACCAGTAGAAGTTCAAGGACTCGATTGAATAGTACCAGATCCAGCAGAGGAAGGCAGTCATCAAATCAGgctaagaaagaagaaaagttaatAAATTCAGTAACCTATGAATCAGAagaatctaaagaaaaaaaatggaagcaATCGTTTGAAGAATTATTAGTTACCCCAGGTTCTGTGGAAAGCATAGATGATGACTCTGGTTCAGAAGGTGATGAAGAACTTAAACTGCGGATAGAAGCCCTTAACTCAGTTGTTGTGAATGCAAAGCCAAAAGATGTTTCAAATGATGTGGTTTCCTCCAAAAGTGATTCTACACCAGAGCCAATAATCTCTAATGGAGTACAG GAAGAGGATGAAggagatgatgaagatgaggaGTTATTGAGAGCGCAGTTGTTGATTGAAGTGGCACGGAAACAAACGAAGGAACTAGAAGTGCAAATGCAGCCCGAGGAAAAAGACACAAAAGCCGAAGAACCAGCCGTGCCGAATCTTGCTTTTGAAAGGCGAAACCAAGCGACAAAGATTCCTTCCAAATCCGTTCATATCCCAAAAGCTGATCGACTTGTAATTGATTTACGGAACGATTCTTCTGATTCAAGTGACGAAGACGACGGCGTGCAAAGTTCGATTACTGCCCTTCTTAAATCGGCCCGGCAAACGGTAGAAGAGAAAAGTTCTATTGTTCCAAATGCCCTGTCTCATCTACCTCGCAACCAACAAGAAGAATATCAAAGGCTGAAGCAAGAAATTGTTCGTcgagaaaaaatgaagcaaGGAGCGTCAAAAGTTTCCCCACTCATTCAATCCCAATCAGATGGTCTTTCTAAAATGGATTCAACTTCAGGAGCGTCCACCCAGCTTCTGTTACAACAGCCGGTAGTGATTTCTACGCATTCCGAGAAGTCTGTTAATACCGTTCCTCCTCAGGTTGATTTTGTTCCGTCAATGGATCAAGAAATGCTCATCTGTTCCCCTATAAATACTCTTGATTCGACTACACCATCTCCTATTATTCTTCCACATTCTGCGTCTCCGGGAAGCATTGTTaaagaaagcgaaaaaaatgaatctatCGCTATTACTAGTGGAAAATCTGACGGAGCCTCAGTTACAAGACCCACCACAACATCGACCCGCCCTTTGGATAGTTTGAAGAAGGCCTCTCCCATGAAATCCAACGAATCCAATTCACCCAAGCTTATTGCTCTGAAGCAACAGCTACTTCATAAAAA GCGAGATTTAGCATCGACCAAAGAAGCGCTGAAGTGTCAATTGGGATTGGTGGACAAGAATCGATTACTGTGGTTAAACAGCAGCCAAGAAGTCAATCGGCTCAAGGCTCTTCTTCAAGCGGCCGAAGGAACTGAGCGCCAACTCCGCACTCAGCTGACAAACTCTCAGCTTCAAACGCAacgtttaaaaacaaagatgCAGTCGGTGGAACGTCAAGTGACTGTACTTCACAGTGGTATAGGGGCACATCG AACACGACGCATTTCCGCTAAATTACGACCGAAATTGACCAATCAACCTGGATTGAACAGTTCGACAACCACTTTTACTTTACCCTCTTTAACGCCTCTTCGTGTCAAACCCCGTGTCTTTGCCAAAGCATTGGCCAAAACCAATCACCTGACTTATCACAGACCTACAACGGCCGCCGTTGACAGCGAAGTGTCAATGTCTGTTAAAGGAAGTGttcaaattaaagaaaaacagaacttTTCTGGTGTTTTAGAAGGAAACAAAGCTCTTCACGACGAACAGTGGCTGTATGGTACCTTAGGCGATGATTGGAGTCAGTCAAATGTtgtcagcgatttcccaaagTGGTCTCCTCATGGACATGCCAGCCGATTCCT CAACGAAGGGTTTCGTGTAGATTCGTCACTCGTAGTCTGCCGCTATCAACTGGATTCGACGCCTTGCCAAATTGTGCCGTGCCCATTTCAACACCTCCTCCCTCAGAAGGATGTGCGCCAGTTAGAAAAATCATCTCCTATGGTCTCCAAAAGCACAGCCAGGTTGGCAACGTTGGCCCTTCTGCAGCTCTCATGTTTTGACAAACCCGGCAGCAGGAGAGTCTATACTCACTTATGTTTGCCCTTGCAATAG
- the LOC124194083 gene encoding nucleolar protein dao-5-like isoform X3: MTILAPVEKAGTMEKLTDPVTSDSELEEGEIANDEIEIISEFIRHPPMKSQKSSPRKSIPGSNSISSRKLDSFAHRLKHSVSNSSGGGNVELKHVSELKPVPKTSREKPSISSKRKSPARTPKRLGQSRSRSTSTSKPDTSRSSRTRLNSTRSSRGRQSSNQAKKEEKLINSVTYESEESKEKKWKQSFEELLVTPGSVESIDDDSGSEGDEELKLRIEALNSVVVNAKPKDVSNDVVSSKSDSTPEPIISNGVQEEDEGDDEDEELLRAQLLIEVARKQTKELEVQMQPEEKDTKAEEPAVPNLAFERRNQATKIPSKSVHIPKADRLVIDLRNDSSDSSDEDDGVQSSITALLKSARQTVEEKSSIVPNALSHLPRNQQEEYQRLKQEIVRREKMKQGASKVSPLIQSQSDGLSKMDSTSGASTQLLLQQPVVISTHSEKSVNTVPPQVDFVPSMDQEMLICSPINTLDSTTPSPIILPHSASPGSIVKESEKNESIAITSGKSDGASVTRPTTTSTRPLDSLKKASPMKSNESNSPKLIALKQQLLHKKRDLASTKEALKCQLGLVDKNRLLWLNSSQEVNRLKALLQAAEGTERQLRTQLTNSQLQTQRLKTKMQSVERQVTVLHSGIGAHRTRRISAKLRPKLTNQPGLNSSTTTFTLPSLTPLRVKPRVFAKALAKTNHLTYHRPTTAAVDSEVSMSVKGSVQIKEKQNFSGVLEGNKALHDEQWLYGTLGDDWSQSNVVSDFPKWSPHGHASRFLSNEGFRVDSSLVVCRYQLDSTPCQIVPCPFQHLLPQKDVRQLEKSSPMVSKSTASASRGEV, translated from the exons ATGACCATACTGGCACCTGTCGAGAAAGCAGGAACGATGGAAAAACTTACGGATCCCGTCACGAGCGACAGCGAGTTAGAGGAAGGAGAGATAGCGAACGATGAGATAGAAATAATCTCCGAATTCATACGCCACCCTCCAATGAAATCGCAGAAGTCAAGTCCAAGAAAATCCATTCCTGGAAGTAACTCAATTTCATCTAGGAAATTAGATAGTTTTGCACATAGGTTGAAGCATTCTGTGTCTAACAGTAGTGGTGGAGGGAACGTTGAATTGAAACATGTCAGTGAATTGAAGCCAGTTCCAAAAACTAGCAGGGAGAAGCCATCAATTTCATCGAAGAGAAAATCACCTGCTCGAACTCCCAAAAGGTTAGGCCAATCTAGATCTAGATCTACTTCTACTTCCAAGCCTGACACCAGTAGAAGTTCAAGGACTCGATTGAATAGTACCAGATCCAGCAGAGGAAGGCAGTCATCAAATCAGgctaagaaagaagaaaagttaatAAATTCAGTAACCTATGAATCAGAagaatctaaagaaaaaaaatggaagcaATCGTTTGAAGAATTATTAGTTACCCCAGGTTCTGTGGAAAGCATAGATGATGACTCTGGTTCAGAAGGTGATGAAGAACTTAAACTGCGGATAGAAGCCCTTAACTCAGTTGTTGTGAATGCAAAGCCAAAAGATGTTTCAAATGATGTGGTTTCCTCCAAAAGTGATTCTACACCAGAGCCAATAATCTCTAATGGAGTACAG GAAGAGGATGAAggagatgatgaagatgaggaGTTATTGAGAGCGCAGTTGTTGATTGAAGTGGCACGGAAACAAACGAAGGAACTAGAAGTGCAAATGCAGCCCGAGGAAAAAGACACAAAAGCCGAAGAACCAGCCGTGCCGAATCTTGCTTTTGAAAGGCGAAACCAAGCGACAAAGATTCCTTCCAAATCCGTTCATATCCCAAAAGCTGATCGACTTGTAATTGATTTACGGAACGATTCTTCTGATTCAAGTGACGAAGACGACGGCGTGCAAAGTTCGATTACTGCCCTTCTTAAATCGGCCCGGCAAACGGTAGAAGAGAAAAGTTCTATTGTTCCAAATGCCCTGTCTCATCTACCTCGCAACCAACAAGAAGAATATCAAAGGCTGAAGCAAGAAATTGTTCGTcgagaaaaaatgaagcaaGGAGCGTCAAAAGTTTCCCCACTCATTCAATCCCAATCAGATGGTCTTTCTAAAATGGATTCAACTTCAGGAGCGTCCACCCAGCTTCTGTTACAACAGCCGGTAGTGATTTCTACGCATTCCGAGAAGTCTGTTAATACCGTTCCTCCTCAGGTTGATTTTGTTCCGTCAATGGATCAAGAAATGCTCATCTGTTCCCCTATAAATACTCTTGATTCGACTACACCATCTCCTATTATTCTTCCACATTCTGCGTCTCCGGGAAGCATTGTTaaagaaagcgaaaaaaatgaatctatCGCTATTACTAGTGGAAAATCTGACGGAGCCTCAGTTACAAGACCCACCACAACATCGACCCGCCCTTTGGATAGTTTGAAGAAGGCCTCTCCCATGAAATCCAACGAATCCAATTCACCCAAGCTTATTGCTCTGAAGCAACAGCTACTTCATAAAAA GCGAGATTTAGCATCGACCAAAGAAGCGCTGAAGTGTCAATTGGGATTGGTGGACAAGAATCGATTACTGTGGTTAAACAGCAGCCAAGAAGTCAATCGGCTCAAGGCTCTTCTTCAAGCGGCCGAAGGAACTGAGCGCCAACTCCGCACTCAGCTGACAAACTCTCAGCTTCAAACGCAacgtttaaaaacaaagatgCAGTCGGTGGAACGTCAAGTGACTGTACTTCACAGTGGTATAGGGGCACATCG AACACGACGCATTTCCGCTAAATTACGACCGAAATTGACCAATCAACCTGGATTGAACAGTTCGACAACCACTTTTACTTTACCCTCTTTAACGCCTCTTCGTGTCAAACCCCGTGTCTTTGCCAAAGCATTGGCCAAAACCAATCACCTGACTTATCACAGACCTACAACGGCCGCCGTTGACAGCGAAGTGTCAATGTCTGTTAAAGGAAGTGttcaaattaaagaaaaacagaacttTTCTGGTGTTTTAGAAGGAAACAAAGCTCTTCACGACGAACAGTGGCTGTATGGTACCTTAGGCGATGATTGGAGTCAGTCAAATGTtgtcagcgatttcccaaagTGGTCTCCTCATGGACATGCCAGCCGATTCCT TAGCAACGAAGGGTTTCGTGTAGATTCGTCACTCGTAGTCTGCCGCTATCAACTGGATTCGACGCCTTGCCAAATTGTGCCGTGCCCATTTCAACACCTCCTCCCTCAGAAGGATGTGCGCCAGTTAGAAAAATCATCTCCTATGGTCTCCAAAAGCACAGCCAG TGCGAGCCGCGGTGAGGTATGA
- the LOC124194083 gene encoding nucleolar protein dao-5-like isoform X1 — MTILAPVEKAGTMEKLTDPVTSDSELEEGEIANDEIEIISEFIRHPPMKSQKSSPRKSIPGSNSISSRKLDSFAHRLKHSVSNSSGGGNVELKHVSELKPVPKTSREKPSISSKRKSPARTPKRLGQSRSRSTSTSKPDTSRSSRTRLNSTRSSRGRQSSNQAKKEEKLINSVTYESEESKEKKWKQSFEELLVTPGSVESIDDDSGSEGDEELKLRIEALNSVVVNAKPKDVSNDVVSSKSDSTPEPIISNGVQEEDEGDDEDEELLRAQLLIEVARKQTKELEVQMQPEEKDTKAEEPAVPNLAFERRNQATKIPSKSVHIPKADRLVIDLRNDSSDSSDEDDGVQSSITALLKSARQTVEEKSSIVPNALSHLPRNQQEEYQRLKQEIVRREKMKQGASKVSPLIQSQSDGLSKMDSTSGASTQLLLQQPVVISTHSEKSVNTVPPQVDFVPSMDQEMLICSPINTLDSTTPSPIILPHSASPGSIVKESEKNESIAITSGKSDGASVTRPTTTSTRPLDSLKKASPMKSNESNSPKLIALKQQLLHKKRDLASTKEALKCQLGLVDKNRLLWLNSSQEVNRLKALLQAAEGTERQLRTQLTNSQLQTQRLKTKMQSVERQVTVLHSGIGAHRTRRISAKLRPKLTNQPGLNSSTTTFTLPSLTPLRVKPRVFAKALAKTNHLTYHRPTTAAVDSEVSMSVKGSVQIKEKQNFSGVLEGNKALHDEQWLYGTLGDDWSQSNVVSDFPKWSPHGHASRFLSNEGFRVDSSLVVCRYQLDSTPCQIVPCPFQHLLPQKDVRQLEKSSPMVSKSTARLATLALLQLSCFDKPGSRRVYTHLCLPLQ; from the exons ATGACCATACTGGCACCTGTCGAGAAAGCAGGAACGATGGAAAAACTTACGGATCCCGTCACGAGCGACAGCGAGTTAGAGGAAGGAGAGATAGCGAACGATGAGATAGAAATAATCTCCGAATTCATACGCCACCCTCCAATGAAATCGCAGAAGTCAAGTCCAAGAAAATCCATTCCTGGAAGTAACTCAATTTCATCTAGGAAATTAGATAGTTTTGCACATAGGTTGAAGCATTCTGTGTCTAACAGTAGTGGTGGAGGGAACGTTGAATTGAAACATGTCAGTGAATTGAAGCCAGTTCCAAAAACTAGCAGGGAGAAGCCATCAATTTCATCGAAGAGAAAATCACCTGCTCGAACTCCCAAAAGGTTAGGCCAATCTAGATCTAGATCTACTTCTACTTCCAAGCCTGACACCAGTAGAAGTTCAAGGACTCGATTGAATAGTACCAGATCCAGCAGAGGAAGGCAGTCATCAAATCAGgctaagaaagaagaaaagttaatAAATTCAGTAACCTATGAATCAGAagaatctaaagaaaaaaaatggaagcaATCGTTTGAAGAATTATTAGTTACCCCAGGTTCTGTGGAAAGCATAGATGATGACTCTGGTTCAGAAGGTGATGAAGAACTTAAACTGCGGATAGAAGCCCTTAACTCAGTTGTTGTGAATGCAAAGCCAAAAGATGTTTCAAATGATGTGGTTTCCTCCAAAAGTGATTCTACACCAGAGCCAATAATCTCTAATGGAGTACAG GAAGAGGATGAAggagatgatgaagatgaggaGTTATTGAGAGCGCAGTTGTTGATTGAAGTGGCACGGAAACAAACGAAGGAACTAGAAGTGCAAATGCAGCCCGAGGAAAAAGACACAAAAGCCGAAGAACCAGCCGTGCCGAATCTTGCTTTTGAAAGGCGAAACCAAGCGACAAAGATTCCTTCCAAATCCGTTCATATCCCAAAAGCTGATCGACTTGTAATTGATTTACGGAACGATTCTTCTGATTCAAGTGACGAAGACGACGGCGTGCAAAGTTCGATTACTGCCCTTCTTAAATCGGCCCGGCAAACGGTAGAAGAGAAAAGTTCTATTGTTCCAAATGCCCTGTCTCATCTACCTCGCAACCAACAAGAAGAATATCAAAGGCTGAAGCAAGAAATTGTTCGTcgagaaaaaatgaagcaaGGAGCGTCAAAAGTTTCCCCACTCATTCAATCCCAATCAGATGGTCTTTCTAAAATGGATTCAACTTCAGGAGCGTCCACCCAGCTTCTGTTACAACAGCCGGTAGTGATTTCTACGCATTCCGAGAAGTCTGTTAATACCGTTCCTCCTCAGGTTGATTTTGTTCCGTCAATGGATCAAGAAATGCTCATCTGTTCCCCTATAAATACTCTTGATTCGACTACACCATCTCCTATTATTCTTCCACATTCTGCGTCTCCGGGAAGCATTGTTaaagaaagcgaaaaaaatgaatctatCGCTATTACTAGTGGAAAATCTGACGGAGCCTCAGTTACAAGACCCACCACAACATCGACCCGCCCTTTGGATAGTTTGAAGAAGGCCTCTCCCATGAAATCCAACGAATCCAATTCACCCAAGCTTATTGCTCTGAAGCAACAGCTACTTCATAAAAA GCGAGATTTAGCATCGACCAAAGAAGCGCTGAAGTGTCAATTGGGATTGGTGGACAAGAATCGATTACTGTGGTTAAACAGCAGCCAAGAAGTCAATCGGCTCAAGGCTCTTCTTCAAGCGGCCGAAGGAACTGAGCGCCAACTCCGCACTCAGCTGACAAACTCTCAGCTTCAAACGCAacgtttaaaaacaaagatgCAGTCGGTGGAACGTCAAGTGACTGTACTTCACAGTGGTATAGGGGCACATCG AACACGACGCATTTCCGCTAAATTACGACCGAAATTGACCAATCAACCTGGATTGAACAGTTCGACAACCACTTTTACTTTACCCTCTTTAACGCCTCTTCGTGTCAAACCCCGTGTCTTTGCCAAAGCATTGGCCAAAACCAATCACCTGACTTATCACAGACCTACAACGGCCGCCGTTGACAGCGAAGTGTCAATGTCTGTTAAAGGAAGTGttcaaattaaagaaaaacagaacttTTCTGGTGTTTTAGAAGGAAACAAAGCTCTTCACGACGAACAGTGGCTGTATGGTACCTTAGGCGATGATTGGAGTCAGTCAAATGTtgtcagcgatttcccaaagTGGTCTCCTCATGGACATGCCAGCCGATTCCT TAGCAACGAAGGGTTTCGTGTAGATTCGTCACTCGTAGTCTGCCGCTATCAACTGGATTCGACGCCTTGCCAAATTGTGCCGTGCCCATTTCAACACCTCCTCCCTCAGAAGGATGTGCGCCAGTTAGAAAAATCATCTCCTATGGTCTCCAAAAGCACAGCCAGGTTGGCAACGTTGGCCCTTCTGCAGCTCTCATGTTTTGACAAACCCGGCAGCAGGAGAGTCTATACTCACTTATGTTTGCCCTTGCAATAG
- the LOC124194083 gene encoding nucleolar protein dao-5-like isoform X4: MTILAPVEKAGTMEKLTDPVTSDSELEEGEIANDEIEIISEFIRHPPMKSQKSSPRKSIPGSNSISSRKLDSFAHRLKHSVSNSSGGGNVELKHVSELKPVPKTSREKPSISSKRKSPARTPKRLGQSRSRSTSTSKPDTSRSSRTRLNSTRSSRGRQSSNQAKKEEKLINSVTYESEESKEKKWKQSFEELLVTPGSVESIDDDSGSEGDEELKLRIEALNSVVVNAKPKDVSNDVVSSKSDSTPEPIISNGVQEEDEGDDEDEELLRAQLLIEVARKQTKELEVQMQPEEKDTKAEEPAVPNLAFERRNQATKIPSKSVHIPKADRLVIDLRNDSSDSSDEDDGVQSSITALLKSARQTVEEKSSIVPNALSHLPRNQQEEYQRLKQEIVRREKMKQGASKVSPLIQSQSDGLSKMDSTSGASTQLLLQQPVVISTHSEKSVNTVPPQVDFVPSMDQEMLICSPINTLDSTTPSPIILPHSASPGSIVKESEKNESIAITSGKSDGASVTRPTTTSTRPLDSLKKASPMKSNESNSPKLIALKQQLLHKKRDLASTKEALKCQLGLVDKNRLLWLNSSQEVNRLKALLQAAEGTERQLRTQLTNSQLQTQRLKTKMQSVERQVTVLHSGIGAHRTRRISAKLRPKLTNQPGLNSSTTTFTLPSLTPLRVKPRVFAKALAKTNHLTYHRPTTAAVDSEVSMSVKGSVQIKEKQNFSGVLEGNKALHDEQWLYGTLGDDWSQSNVVSDFPKWSPHGHASRFLNEGFRVDSSLVVCRYQLDSTPCQIVPCPFQHLLPQKDVRQLEKSSPMVSKSTASASRGEV, from the exons ATGACCATACTGGCACCTGTCGAGAAAGCAGGAACGATGGAAAAACTTACGGATCCCGTCACGAGCGACAGCGAGTTAGAGGAAGGAGAGATAGCGAACGATGAGATAGAAATAATCTCCGAATTCATACGCCACCCTCCAATGAAATCGCAGAAGTCAAGTCCAAGAAAATCCATTCCTGGAAGTAACTCAATTTCATCTAGGAAATTAGATAGTTTTGCACATAGGTTGAAGCATTCTGTGTCTAACAGTAGTGGTGGAGGGAACGTTGAATTGAAACATGTCAGTGAATTGAAGCCAGTTCCAAAAACTAGCAGGGAGAAGCCATCAATTTCATCGAAGAGAAAATCACCTGCTCGAACTCCCAAAAGGTTAGGCCAATCTAGATCTAGATCTACTTCTACTTCCAAGCCTGACACCAGTAGAAGTTCAAGGACTCGATTGAATAGTACCAGATCCAGCAGAGGAAGGCAGTCATCAAATCAGgctaagaaagaagaaaagttaatAAATTCAGTAACCTATGAATCAGAagaatctaaagaaaaaaaatggaagcaATCGTTTGAAGAATTATTAGTTACCCCAGGTTCTGTGGAAAGCATAGATGATGACTCTGGTTCAGAAGGTGATGAAGAACTTAAACTGCGGATAGAAGCCCTTAACTCAGTTGTTGTGAATGCAAAGCCAAAAGATGTTTCAAATGATGTGGTTTCCTCCAAAAGTGATTCTACACCAGAGCCAATAATCTCTAATGGAGTACAG GAAGAGGATGAAggagatgatgaagatgaggaGTTATTGAGAGCGCAGTTGTTGATTGAAGTGGCACGGAAACAAACGAAGGAACTAGAAGTGCAAATGCAGCCCGAGGAAAAAGACACAAAAGCCGAAGAACCAGCCGTGCCGAATCTTGCTTTTGAAAGGCGAAACCAAGCGACAAAGATTCCTTCCAAATCCGTTCATATCCCAAAAGCTGATCGACTTGTAATTGATTTACGGAACGATTCTTCTGATTCAAGTGACGAAGACGACGGCGTGCAAAGTTCGATTACTGCCCTTCTTAAATCGGCCCGGCAAACGGTAGAAGAGAAAAGTTCTATTGTTCCAAATGCCCTGTCTCATCTACCTCGCAACCAACAAGAAGAATATCAAAGGCTGAAGCAAGAAATTGTTCGTcgagaaaaaatgaagcaaGGAGCGTCAAAAGTTTCCCCACTCATTCAATCCCAATCAGATGGTCTTTCTAAAATGGATTCAACTTCAGGAGCGTCCACCCAGCTTCTGTTACAACAGCCGGTAGTGATTTCTACGCATTCCGAGAAGTCTGTTAATACCGTTCCTCCTCAGGTTGATTTTGTTCCGTCAATGGATCAAGAAATGCTCATCTGTTCCCCTATAAATACTCTTGATTCGACTACACCATCTCCTATTATTCTTCCACATTCTGCGTCTCCGGGAAGCATTGTTaaagaaagcgaaaaaaatgaatctatCGCTATTACTAGTGGAAAATCTGACGGAGCCTCAGTTACAAGACCCACCACAACATCGACCCGCCCTTTGGATAGTTTGAAGAAGGCCTCTCCCATGAAATCCAACGAATCCAATTCACCCAAGCTTATTGCTCTGAAGCAACAGCTACTTCATAAAAA GCGAGATTTAGCATCGACCAAAGAAGCGCTGAAGTGTCAATTGGGATTGGTGGACAAGAATCGATTACTGTGGTTAAACAGCAGCCAAGAAGTCAATCGGCTCAAGGCTCTTCTTCAAGCGGCCGAAGGAACTGAGCGCCAACTCCGCACTCAGCTGACAAACTCTCAGCTTCAAACGCAacgtttaaaaacaaagatgCAGTCGGTGGAACGTCAAGTGACTGTACTTCACAGTGGTATAGGGGCACATCG AACACGACGCATTTCCGCTAAATTACGACCGAAATTGACCAATCAACCTGGATTGAACAGTTCGACAACCACTTTTACTTTACCCTCTTTAACGCCTCTTCGTGTCAAACCCCGTGTCTTTGCCAAAGCATTGGCCAAAACCAATCACCTGACTTATCACAGACCTACAACGGCCGCCGTTGACAGCGAAGTGTCAATGTCTGTTAAAGGAAGTGttcaaattaaagaaaaacagaacttTTCTGGTGTTTTAGAAGGAAACAAAGCTCTTCACGACGAACAGTGGCTGTATGGTACCTTAGGCGATGATTGGAGTCAGTCAAATGTtgtcagcgatttcccaaagTGGTCTCCTCATGGACATGCCAGCCGATTCCT CAACGAAGGGTTTCGTGTAGATTCGTCACTCGTAGTCTGCCGCTATCAACTGGATTCGACGCCTTGCCAAATTGTGCCGTGCCCATTTCAACACCTCCTCCCTCAGAAGGATGTGCGCCAGTTAGAAAAATCATCTCCTATGGTCTCCAAAAGCACAGCCAG TGCGAGCCGCGGTGAGGTATGA